One window of the Bos indicus isolate NIAB-ARS_2022 breed Sahiwal x Tharparkar chromosome 15, NIAB-ARS_B.indTharparkar_mat_pri_1.0, whole genome shotgun sequence genome contains the following:
- the LOC109569255 gene encoding olfactory receptor 4A47-like has product METRNNVTEFVLLGLTQRNQGQKILFVLFLLIYIVTMVGTLLIVLTVVFSPTLDVPMYFFLGYLSFMDAVYATTVNPNTFTDLLYEKKTISFQACMIQLFTEHLFGGAEILLLVIMAYDRYAAICKPLHYVTIMNKRVCVLLLAWVGGLLHAIVNILFVYYLPFCGPNVIDHFICAMYPLLKLACTDTHSIAIIVVANDGIICVVLFMLLLMSYGAILHSLKNISQEGRRKALSICGSHITVVLLFFVPCIFLYVRPPSILPIDKSLAVFYTIITPMLNPLIYTLRNSEMQHAMGKLWIRKRT; this is encoded by the coding sequence ATGGAAACAAGGAACAATGTGACTGAGTTTGTCCTCTTGGGGCTCACTCAGAGAAACCAGGGtcagaaaatattatttgtctTGTTCTTGCTCATCTACATTGTGACCATGGTGGGCACCCTACTCATTGTTCTGACTGTGGTGTTCAGTCCAACCCTGGATGTCCCTATGTACTTCTTTCTTGGCTACTTATCATTTATGGATGCTGTTTATGCTACTACAGTTAACCCAAACACATTTACAGACTTACTCTATGAGAAGAAAACCATATCATTCCAAGCGTGCATGATTCAGCTCTTTACAGAGCACTTATTTGGTGGTGCTGAGATTTTACTCCTGGTCatcatggcctatgaccgctatgcgGCCATCTGCAAACCCTTGCATTATGTGACAATCATGAATAAGCGAGTGTGTGTCCTGCTGTTGGCTTGGGTTGGTGGACTGTTACATGCTATAGTTAATATTCTCTTTGTTTACTACCTTCCCTTCTGTGGCCCCAATGTTATTGACCACTTCATATGTGCCATGTACCCCTTGTTAAAACTGGCCTGCACTGACACCCACAGTATTGCCATCATAGTGGTTGCCAATGATGGCATAATCTGCGTGGTCCTCTTCATGCTCTTACTCATGTCCTATGGGGCCATTCTGCATTCCCTGAAGAATATTAGTCAGGAAGGGAGGCGCAAAGCCTTGTCCATCTGTGGCTCCCACATCACTGTGGTGCTCCTCTTCTTTGTGCCCTGTATATTTCTGTATGTGAGACCTCCTTCCATCTTACCCATTGATAAGTCCTTGGCTGTGTTTTACACCATTATCACCCCTATGTTGAACCCTCTAATCTATACTCTGAGAAACAGTGAGATGCAACATGCCATGGGAAAGCTATGGATCAGAAAAAGAACATGA